The sequence below is a genomic window from Patescibacteria group bacterium.
ATCCAATTTTCTTTCTTTTACAAAAGTCATTCAAAACTTTTAAACGTTTCAATTGAATCTGATTATCTTTTTTATTTATCGGATTATAACGTACCAAAACTTTGGCATAATCTGGCTTAAACTTCAAAATATGCGCGCCAAATGTAGAACCATACTCAAAATCAAAAACATTCTGACCGCTTTTTTCAGTGGTTAAAATAGTTACTGCACCAAATTTCTTGGCTGAGCGTAAAATTTCTGTGCCAAACTCTTCATCAACTAAAACCCCCAACGCTTCCTTGCTTTTACTTTTGCTCCAAACTGCTTTAAACGCCTGCCAGATCATTTCTTTAGCTTCTTTTACCTTATTATGCTGAGCTTTTGTCAAAGGCTCCTTAAAGCCAAATAAACCAGTGGCAAATGTCGCCCGATGGTCAAAAGGTAAGATGTAAAGTTGTTTAGGATCTTTCATATATAAAGTAATATAATTAGAATTCTATGAAACACAGATTTATACTCACTGATTACACTGATAAAATAAATAATCCACAGTCTGGAATAAT
It includes:
- a CDS encoding DUF2090 domain-containing protein, which encodes MKDPKQLYILPFDHRATFATGLFGFKEPLTKAQHNKVKEAKEMIWQAFKAVWSKSKSKEALGVLVDEEFGTEILRSAKKFGAVTILTTEKSGQNVFDFEYGSTFGAHILKFKPDYAKVLVRYNPINKKDNQIQLKRLKVLNDFCKRKKIGFLFELLVPSEPAQLKKYKKSYDLKARPALTCQAIKEIRAFGVKPDIWKLEAMYKDSDWQKIIKLIGKDEKIIVLGRAGSKELVSQWLKTADKFKEIIGFAVGRTIFYGPLERWRDKKINKQKAIGLIAKNFMYFIELWVRQKKG